AGGCTGCTCAGCAGAGCAGAGCTGCTGCGTAAGCCCTACAACTCGTTATCGCCTGCGGCGCAATGCAAGCAAGCCTGTACAACCAAGCAAACCTGCTGTACCCGGAGCTGGTGTTTCGACAACACCGATGACAGTCACCGGTCGACCTGTCGCCACGTTTGTATGAATAAGAGCAAGAGCAGCTGTCAACTCACCACCTGCAGCGATGTTGACTGCATCAAACCCTGCATAGATACGCTTTGCGTTTGCGAGCGAATCAAATGGAACACCGGGCTCATTTGGCAACGACGGAATGATTGCGATGCCATCAAGCAAGCCTGTGTTGAGTTCTCCATTATCTTCTATAAGCGAGTTCGTAAAATAGTTGTGCGGATCTACCTGACCCACTGAAAGAGCCGTCCATTCGGTGTTGTGTGCAGCAGGCGTTCCACCGACAACCATAACAAACGCTTTAAGTTCGGTGTCAGGCCCGGTCCCCCACATCCAGATATCGAAGGTGCCTTGACCGCCGAATGGGATGCTGTCCCACAACCCATCCGGCTGCTGCCCGGCATAAGTAATCTCAACAAACACGTCCGCAGCAACACCGCATGTCAACGACATGACAAACGCACTACACACACACGCAAGACAACCAGAACGATGCCACATAATGTCAATCTCCTTCCCTGCCCACGATGATCCCAGTATACAACAAACACCGCATTTACAGCAAGAAAAATCGAAATACGAGTTATTTGAATGAATCCTAACTTAGGCACCCGGCAGATGCTTCTCAATCCAGTCGTCCTGGCGGAGTACGCTCGATCTGTTCCGACGCGAACGAGCCTCAGCGCGCCTTTGTGCGAACCGCCAGATGCGCGAGGAGAGTTTCCACAACGATGACTCGTGCGCCATCTCCTCGGATGTCATCCGTGAGCGGAGTCGCTGCCCGACGCGTGGCGCGTAAAGACGCATGAGGTCGTCGTCGAACGAGACAAATATCTGTGCGGATCCGGGATCACCCTGCCTGCCCGCGCGCCCGATGAACTGACGATCGATGCGTTTCGCGGTATGCATCTCGGTCAGCATGACGTGCAGCCCACCTGCCATGCGCGCAGCTTCATCGAGCTTGATGTCCGTCCCGCGACCTGCCATGTTTGTCGCGACTGTGATCGCGGGTCCCTCAGCACCGCCCGCTCGTCCTGCAAGCACAATCAGTTCCGCCTCTTCCTCGTCGTGATACGCGTTGAGCACACGATGAACCATCCCGCGTTCCTCGAGAAGACGAGACACATGCTCGGACGCTTCAATGGACCGCGTGCCGACAAGCACCGGTCTTCCTGACGCATTGACCTGCTCGATCGATTCCACGATCGCGTTCCACTTCGTCTTTGCATCGTTGAAAATGCGCATGGGCAACTGCTTGCGGATGAGTGGCTTGTTGGTTGGGATAACAACCACCGGCGTGCGATACACGTGCTCAATCTCGCCGGTTGCATCGGCAGCGGTACCCGTCATCCCCGCAAGGAACGGATAACTGCGAAAGAACCGCTGGAAGCTCATGCGAGCCATTGTCTCGCGATCGGCTGTAATCTCGACCTGCTCCTTCGCTTCGACCGCCTGGTGCAGTCCGTGCTCCCATGACCGATCTGCAAGGAACCGCCCCGTGTATTCATCCACGATCACAACGCGACCGTCAACAATCTGGTACTGATCGCCCCTGCGATAGCAATGGCGAGCTACCAGCGCCTGACGAACAAGCTCCTGCCCGCGCCGACGCGCACGGAAGATGGGTTCGTTTGTGCGTTCGAACATCTCGTCGCATCGCTGTTCGCCGCGTTTACGGAGTTCCGCCTTGCGACGAACGTGATCGATTGTGTAATCGGGCCCCTCATCAAGTTGTGCAGCCATGTGTGAAGCAGCACGATACACACCGGACATCGAATCGCCTTGTCGCGACTGCGCGATGATCAGTGGCACAACCCCCTCGTCGATCAGCACCGCATCCGCTTCATCAACGAGTGCGGCACGCAGTCCCGGCACCATCGGCCCCGCCTGCATGCCCTGCGGCGATCGCGCCATCAACGAGCGCCCCGACCACGCCGAGTCGATCTTGCGCAGACGGATCTGATCGCGCAGCCAGTCCGCTGTGATCTGCTTGGGCGTGCCATAGACAATGGAACGCGCGTACAACCCAAACCGCTCGTCCGGCGCTTGCTCCTGCTGGATAGCACCAACATTCAATCCACAACGGGCATAGATCGGCTTGCGGGATTCTGCGTCGCGACGCGCGAGGTAATCATTGACGGTGAGAATGTGCAGGTGCCTGCGCTGCCACGCAATAAGCACCGCAGCGATTGATCCCGTCAGCGTCTTGCCCTCGCCCGTAACCATCTCAACGACACGCCCGCGGGACATTGCAAGCGCAGCCATCAACTGCACGATGTACGCTTCCTCACCAATCTGTCTGCGAGCAACCTCTCGCACAAGCGCAAGCCCGTGGTGCAGTGTTTCCGTGTCCTGACGCTGACGAACGAACGTCTCTCGCACCGCCATCACAGCGTCATCAAGCGCAGCCTCAGACATCGCGTGCATCTTTGGTGCAAGAACAGCAACAGCTTCCGCTTCAGATCGAAGCTGCGCAATCGTGAACTGGCGCGCATCATTCCGCACCAGCAGACGTGTCGCGATCGCATCGATTCCATGGGAAAACTCGGGCCTGCGCCGTCTGCTGCGCAGCGATTCATGCAGAACGTTGTAGCGTGTGAGTGCCTGGGACATCGTTCACCTACAACTGAGCACGCCCCTGGACAAGCCGGCGCAGACGATCGGCCCATTGCGCGATCAACGGCTTGGGTTCGAGCGCAAAGCGCACGCGAACACGCTCGCCCGGCACGCCGAATGTCGCATCCGTATCTTCCGGGAGTTGCAGTTCGACAACGAAGTGTGGTCTGCGCGAGACAAGACCCGATTCCTGCGTCTGGTCGATCTCGATATCACCACCGCCCGCGTACCCGAGCGCCGCATGGCTCAACTGGCGGGTGCCGCCCTCAACGAATGTCACATCCGTGGTCCTGACCGACGATGACACATCGGCAAGCCTGCGCACAGAGGCGTTGATCTGGCCTTCCTCAATCCTGTGATCAAGAACTGGCAGCCATTGCGCGGTGGACATATCCGCAGCCACCTGCACGTTTTCTGTGTCAACAACCTCGCAGATGTGATCGCCCTGACTCAGGTACGAGCCAAGCAGCCGACCGGGGTCCGGCCCGATGACACGACCGGCGTGCGGCGCTCGCACAACGAGCTTCTCACGCAACCGATACAACGTATCGAGTTGCTGATTGATCGCATCGATGTATGTTTGGGCGACATCGATCGCTGCAGCACTGCGCGTTGCAATCGATCGCGTAATACTCTGGCGCTCGGCCAGCGAGCCCTCTGCGGAGGCGATCTCGCTGAGCAACTGCGGGCTCTCGCACACCAGCAGCACCTGGCCTGCCTCGACCCATTGCCCCGGCTCGACAAACACCTCTGTCACAAACCCGTTGCGTGAGCCAAAGAACACACCGGATCGGTGTTTCGATTCCACAATCCCGTTGGCATACCTTGCATCGGGCATCGGGATGATGCCCAGGACTGTTATCCCCAGAGCACCAATCACGAGCGATGTGCCCAGCCCGCGCATGCGATGGTCCGCAAGCTGCGGCGAGGATGACAGCCAGTGGATGAACTTGCCCGCAGGGAAGATGAACCACGATGCCATGGTCCATACTGCAAGCACAACACCGAGCCCAAACATCTTGCCCATGACGAACAACGTGATCGAAACAAACAGAAACACACGGTAGAGCAGCGACAGAATCCCAAACACAACAAGAATACGTCGCTCACTCGGCACGGTTGACGGCGGACGATCGTCCTTCAGCCGATACGCGTGCTTCTTGATCAGATGCTGGATCATCTGCTGCGAACGCTGCATGAGGTTCGGCACTTCGAGCAGATCCGAGAGGATGTAGTACCCGTCGAACTTCATGAGCGGGTTAGCGTTGAACAGCACTGTCGAGATGCTGGAGATGAACACGATGTTGTAGGCGATCTGATTGACCAGCCCGGTGGACTCATCGCCTCGCAATGTCATCGCCCAGACCCACGCTGCACCAGCTGCGATGGCAAGCTCAAATATCATGCCGCCCGCACCAACCGCCATGCGCTTCCACTTGCTGGGGAACGCCCAGCACGATGACGCATCGACATACGGCGACGGGAACAGCACAAGGATCATCACGCCCGTCTCGGGCACAAGCCCGCCGTAACGTTTGCAGATCACACCGTGCCCGGTCTCGTGGATGATCTTCGTGATCACAAAGACAATGGAAAGCCAGAACCAGTTGCTCGGCGCAATCGCGCTGTCAAACCCAGTGCTGAAACTGTCGAAGTTTGTCAGAAGCGGATAGATTGCTGCAAGCACCCACACCAGCCAGAACACAAAGCCAGTTTGGCCGATGAGCGGGCGGAACACGGGCTCCAGCTTTTCGAGAATCCAGTCAGGATTGAACAGCCGGATCTTGAAATACATGATACCCAGCGCCTTCTGGATCACCTGACCCTTCAGACGCTTGTTGGATCGTGTGAGCAGCTGCTCAACATCCGGCGTGTCTTCAACACGCAGAAGATTCGATGAGTACAACTGCCCGAGCAGTTCGACAACCTCGTTCTGCGTTGGCGCAGCATCGCCGTGACGTTCGAGCGCGTGCGTCCAGACCTCCTCGACCGTGCGCGCGCCGTCGAGCAGTCCAACCATCTCATACGCAACAGGGCTGAGGCGATAGAACTGATTGGACGTGGGATCATGCACCACGTGCCAGCGCCGACCGCGATAATGCTGGCGCGTGATCTGCACGTGCGAGCGCAGCGTGGGCGTCATGCGCGCAACGCGATGCCAGACCGGGCTGAATGTGGGACGCTCGCGTTCTCTCATTTACCACCACATCCACAGGCGGATGCGATTCCGCAATCTGCGAGTCACAATATCGATCAATGGACGGCGATCGGAATCAAGTTTCACGATCCCTTCAAGCCCGGGACGGAAGACGCTGCCCTGCGCCTCGTCAGCAAGCTTCGCGTAGACCTCAAAGACATTCTGTCCGTCGATCGGCTGTGCCGATGGAACCACACGCTCGACAACGATCGGCACGCGCTTGCCCGGCTGCGCCTTTGTTGCCATGTACCCGGTGACCTCACCCTCACGCGCGAGTCGATCATTCACGAGCTTGATGTCCTCGTCACGCACACGCGCCACGACACGAATGCCCTCAAGCTGCGCGATCTGGAACAACGGCTGCCCCTGCTGAAGTGTCTGGCCGACACTCGACGCAAGATCGCCCGCGATAATCGTGCCCGAGATCGGCGCACGAATTTCTGATCGTGAGAGATACTGGTTGATCACGTCGATCTGCGCGCGCGCCTGGGTTGCACGAGCGCGCGCCTGATCCTCATCGTCGAACTTACCAGCGTTGCGTGCCGCGTCGGCCTGTTTGTCCGCAAGCTCAAGATTCGCCATCGATTCAGCCAGGCGATCGAGCATCTCGGATGTGTCAAGCGTCGCGAGCAGATCACCCTCGACAACCTCAGCACCCGGCTCAATGCCATCGGGCAACACGGACAGAATCCCACCGAAAGGAACAGACACAACGCGTTCCTCGACAGGGCGCAGTTCCATTGGTGCTTCAACACGGTACGGTAGCGGCACAAGCGTCGCAAACAGCATGAACAGCCCTAGCGCGATCGCGCCGAGCTTCCACGCGGTGTGCTTTGGTCCCACTGCCCACGCCCCAACTTTCAACGATTCGTCCCACGCACGCAATGGCAGCACACGATCGTCACTCTTGCGAAGCACCAACACGGGCGACACAAGATCGAGCGTCGCCTGGATCATCTCGATGATCGTCGGCGAGACCTGTCCTTCGTGCGTTGATTCAATCGTGACAACACCAACAACACCATCATCGATGCGCAGTGGGATCGACGCGATCTTGAGCCGAGCATCAGCAGAGGCAAGCTCACGATGGGAATGAACGATTGCTCGACCGAGCAGCGCATCTCCACCCTCGCCCGTCTCGGGAGGCTGGGGATACACAACGGGTTGCTCCTGATCGAGGCACTCGTCCATCGCTGCTTCGATACGCTGGATGAGATTGGTGCGCCGATCAAGATGCTCGGTATCGCTCATCGCGACAGCGCGACAGGCCTGCCCTGCGTTAGCCTTGTTGCCAACGCTTGCTGCCCAGCCGATGGTGACACGATCTGCCCCGGCGTACCTGCTCAGATCATTTGCGACCTGCATACACGCGCCCTTGAACCCCTTGGCAGTGTTTATCGACGCGATAAGTCTGCCTGCGAGATCGAGCGCAGCGCTCGACTGCTTCGTGCGATTTGCCACCTGGCGCACAACGTGCGTATGCGCGTATCCAACAAGCGACTCGATCATTGCAAGGGTCGTGTGCAAGGCCTGCTGAGAACGGTTTTCGATCAGAATCGTGATAACAGCGCGATCGCCTATTGGCGCGGGCTGATTTGGCGCTTCAACGAGCGGGACCGAAACTGCAACAACCATGCCCTTTGGCGCATCGCTTGTGTAATACTCGGAGTTCTCTTCAAGCTTGAACACGCGCACGCTGCTGGAACCCGCTCCACTCGCAACTACGCGAGCCGCGATACGCTGATCATGGATTGCTTCGACCTGATCTGCAATCTCGTCCGGAACGCGCACACCAAGGTCCGGTTTCCCACCCATCTTCAGCATATGTTCAGCGGGCCAGATGAACATGAGCTCGGGCGCCTGCTCGTGGTCGGGCTCTGGGCTCTCCTGCGACATGGGAACGCGGAACAGGAGTGCAAGCCGCGCACTGGATACCCGCCCCAGCACTGACGCAAGCCGAGCAAGAAAGATGCGGTCATCCGGCGCAGGTGACGCAAGTTCTTCAACCACCCTGTTCCAGCCGGAAGCCTTGATGTTTGATACGTCGATCAACCCGCAATCTCTCCTGTATCCAGTCTGAACATATCAGTTCACGAGCGAAACTCAGTCACTGTCACATATTACACCAAGGCAGCGATTGTGCAGCCAAAACGCGTCGCAAACACTGTCACAACACAATCTTTGGTCCGCATGATGTGTCCGAACGACGTCCGGATTCTGCTCCAACGACCGAGTACCCGCTTTGGGTTATTCGCCACCAGCCCCAGCTGTTGTGTTCTCTGCAGCATAGATGCGCGCGGCCCACTCGCCCTGCGGCTCTGTGAACCTGACATACGCATCAAGACCAGCCGGCACGCTGAGCAGGTTCGGGAACTCGACGCGAATTGTCATCCGTCGGGCGGCAGACTCGATCACGGGATTGACCTCGGTCACCTTCCCCTTGATCACACGCAGTTCTCCCGGCACATCGAGCACAATCCACGCGGCGTCATCCTTCTTCAGGCCCAGCGAGAGCGCTTCGTTGCTCGGAACGAGCGCGAGCATGGTCAGCTTGCTCACATCAACAACCCGAATAACCGGATCTGCATGCGAGAGCACCTGTCCCTTGTCTACCTGCACCGCTGCGACGGTGCCATCAAACGGCGCTTTGAGGTGGTATGTCGCAAGCTGCGCTTCGAGTCGATCGAGCACAAGTTTCTGCTCTTCCATGCTCTCCTTTGCGGCTTCGTACGCAATCTGAGCGCCATCGCGTCGTGCCTTCGCAGCTTCCCACTCTGACGACTGTCCGCCCCCCTTCTGCCGAACAGTCTCCTCATTCTGGAACTCAATTTCGCGCAAATCAAGCTCGTTTTTGGCCGCTTGCACCTCGTAGGTGTTCACCACACGCCGACGCTGCAACTCAACCTGAGCGCGGATTTCTGAGTCAGTGGCGCGGACGAGCAGTTCGCCCTCCTTCACACTTTGCCCGACCTTCACCAGCACCTCTGCGATGTCGGTCGGGAAGTTGAATCCCATGGTCGTGTCATGATGAGGATCAGCAAATCCCCAGTATCCATCAAACGACTTCAGTTCCGGATTCGAAAGTGTCGCACTGCGATTCCGAGCCGGTGCTTCCGGTTGGGCAAATGCGATCATGCCCAGTGTTCCACTGCACAGCGTTGCACAAACGGCAAACGAGGTTAGACGTGAGCGTGATAGCAGTCTTTGCATGGTCTCTTCCTTCGGTGAGTTTCACTCTCACAATGCTTTGCCAATCCTTGGGTGAGATGAGAGTGGGTTCATTCTCTGCAATCAAAATGCGGGGAAACTCCGCATCGTTCCCTCCCACATTTTCGGAGCACTGCGGGATTGTTCCGGAACATCAGGACGCGCACGAACACATCGCCTGTCCAACGTCCTATATCTATGTGATTGCTCAGCTTCGACGGAATGCTGTTTTCACAGCTTGCGTCTTGGGGTTGAGCACGTGTTCGGGCTGATTATCGCGACTTTTCGCGTTTCTCAGCTACCCTTTGGTCCCAGCCGGCTCGATCACTGCATGATCGTACCGCTCCAGCACCCGGACCACCAGTCGGTTTGGGTGCGACGGGAGTATATCCGCCGGTTTGGCGGACAAGTTCCACATCACGCCACACGGAGCTCACGAATGCCCAATGCCACCGCGACCGACCACACCATTTCGCTTGCGATCAATGGTGGCTCGCCCGTCTCAGCGACACCCGTGCCATTCATGTCGCTGGGTTTGACGCAGCAGGACATCGACGCAGCCAACGAGGTGCTCAAGTCCGGCATGCTCCGCCAGGCAAAGAAATGCGCGGAGTTCGAGGAGCGGTTCGGGAGCATGAGCGATGCAAAGCACGCGCTGACGTGTGCCAACGGCACATGCGCATTGCAACTCGCGTATGGCGCAATGCTTGAGCCAGGCGATGAGGTGATCGTCCCAGCGTGGACATACATCGCGACTGCGTCCATGCTCGCAGCGGCTGGCTGCAAACTCGTGTTCTGTGACGTTCGCGAGGACACATTCCAGATTGATGTTGATGATGTCGCAAAGCGCATCACACCCAACACCAAAGCCATCGCGTGCACGCATCTCTACGGCATGCCTGTTGACATCGACGGCGTCCTCACCCTCGCAAAGAAGCACAATCTCCACGTCATCTTTGATGCTGCTCAGGCCCATCTGGCACGCTACAACGGCAAGGGACTTGGTGCCTATGGAGACGCGACAACGTTCTCGTTCTATGCCACAAAGAACCTCGGCACGGGTGAGGGCGGCATGGTCATGACAAACGACGACGGCATCGCACGGAAAATGGGGATGCTCCGCTCGCACGGCGAGACCGACAAGTACCTGCATGAGTCGATCGGGTTCAACTACCGCATGAACGACATTACTGCCGCAATTGGATGCTCGAAACTGGACACACTTCAGGACCAGACGCACGATCGCCAGAAAGCTGCGAAGCGCTACGACGAGATCATTGCAGAGATCGACGGCCTTGAAGCTCCGACACACACACCAAACGCGGAACCATCGTGGCACCTGTACACCGTGAAGTTCGATCCTGCAAAGTTCACCTGCACACGCGACGAGTTCATCAAGGCACTGGCCGCTGAAGGGGTTCCCAACGCAGTGCATTATCCCAAGCCGCTCACGCGCCAGCCCGCATTTGCGAAGTTTGTAACAGAACACCCGCCCGTGTCTGCAAAACTGTCCGAGCGCGTGTTCTGCATCCCGATGCACCACGCGCTGACCGAGGACCACTTCCGGATCGTGCGTGAGGCACTGACGAAGGTTGCTGACGCTTACCGGGCGTAATCAACCTGCCGCAGGCGGAACCGATGCATCGCCGATGCATCAGACCGTGTCGATGAACCTCCGGCTCAATCTCCCCACTCGGATAGGCGCAGCGATCGCTGCCGGGGTTGTGTGCGCCTCTGCCTCGCTTTCCGTTGCGCAACCGATCGACAAAACCTGGGACAACAGGGGATTCGAGCATCAGAAGATCGCTTTCGAAGCGATGCAGGCTGGCGACTATGCCAAAGCTGAAGCCGAGTTCCGGAAACAGATTGAACTTCAGCAGACAAACTTTGTGCCGTGGTACAACCTCGCGTGTGCGCTGTCGATGCAGGACAAAGTCGATGACGCGTGGGAAGCACTTCGCAAGGCTGTCGAACTCGGGTTCGATCGAGTCACACTGCTTGACAATGATCCGCAGTTGAACCCGCTGCGCGATGATCCACGGTTTATCAATCTCATCGATAAGTGGGATTTGATCCGCGAGACACGATCCGACCAGACGCTTGAGATCCTTCAGAAGCAGTACGGCCCAACATATACGTATGAGAAGGACGAACAACTTCGTCTGATCTTCGCGTCTGCGTTCAGCGACGTGTCGTTCGCGCAGGCAAAGCGCGAGATGTATCTGCTTGCTGCGTGGGGATCGAAGCATGTTTTTTACAACTTGCCCGCGCCGGATACAGACACCAATACAGCGGCTCCAGATTCCAACGAAGACAACAAAACACCTGAGAAGGTAGATGCGTGGGTCAGTGTGGTGCTCCCGAACGCAAAGGACTTCATGCGATGGGCGGTCAGCATCTATGGCTCGAACGCGATTACCGGCACGCAACAGATCGGCGGTTCATACCTGCACGACCAGAAGCAGCTTGTCT
Above is a genomic segment from Phycisphaeraceae bacterium containing:
- a CDS encoding PDZ domain-containing protein; this encodes MHQTVSMNLRLNLPTRIGAAIAAGVVCASASLSVAQPIDKTWDNRGFEHQKIAFEAMQAGDYAKAEAEFRKQIELQQTNFVPWYNLACALSMQDKVDDAWEALRKAVELGFDRVTLLDNDPQLNPLRDDPRFINLIDKWDLIRETRSDQTLEILQKQYGPTYTYEKDEQLRLIFASAFSDVSFAQAKREMYLLAAWGSKHVFYNLPAPDTDTNTAAPDSNEDNKTPEKVDAWVSVVLPNAKDFMRWAVSIYGSNAITGTQQIGGSYLHDQKQLVSQNLGTSLRHEYFHVLHWRSNERAGNLHAVWVQEGLCSLVEDFDIMPDGDLVIRENYRTNTARRLARLGKLMPIETLAEMERDRFNSTRPLANYAMARTFFYYLYRQGKLGEWYRVYDETYRADPSGITAITRVLGDDLTQVNREYQQWVRNLNEVSEAGRIPGAALGLDTDAGNGEGLTIKAVRNRSARTFRRNDVLVSVDGRNVRDLNELYRVLGDYEPGDIVDVVVLRRGKEITGKVTLQRP
- a CDS encoding HlyD family efflux transporter periplasmic adaptor subunit, with the translated sequence MIDVSNIKASGWNRVVEELASPAPDDRIFLARLASVLGRVSSARLALLFRVPMSQESPEPDHEQAPELMFIWPAEHMLKMGGKPDLGVRVPDEIADQVEAIHDQRIAARVVASGAGSSSVRVFKLEENSEYYTSDAPKGMVVAVSVPLVEAPNQPAPIGDRAVITILIENRSQQALHTTLAMIESLVGYAHTHVVRQVANRTKQSSAALDLAGRLIASINTAKGFKGACMQVANDLSRYAGADRVTIGWAASVGNKANAGQACRAVAMSDTEHLDRRTNLIQRIEAAMDECLDQEQPVVYPQPPETGEGGDALLGRAIVHSHRELASADARLKIASIPLRIDDGVVGVVTIESTHEGQVSPTIIEMIQATLDLVSPVLVLRKSDDRVLPLRAWDESLKVGAWAVGPKHTAWKLGAIALGLFMLFATLVPLPYRVEAPMELRPVEERVVSVPFGGILSVLPDGIEPGAEVVEGDLLATLDTSEMLDRLAESMANLELADKQADAARNAGKFDDEDQARARATQARAQIDVINQYLSRSEIRAPISGTIIAGDLASSVGQTLQQGQPLFQIAQLEGIRVVARVRDEDIKLVNDRLAREGEVTGYMATKAQPGKRVPIVVERVVPSAQPIDGQNVFEVYAKLADEAQGSVFRPGLEGIVKLDSDRRPLIDIVTRRLRNRIRLWMWW
- a CDS encoding efflux RND transporter periplasmic adaptor subunit, with amino-acid sequence MRERERPTFSPVWHRVARMTPTLRSHVQITRQHYRGRRWHVVHDPTSNQFYRLSPVAYEMVGLLDGARTVEEVWTHALERHGDAAPTQNEVVELLGQLYSSNLLRVEDTPDVEQLLTRSNKRLKGQVIQKALGIMYFKIRLFNPDWILEKLEPVFRPLIGQTGFVFWLVWVLAAIYPLLTNFDSFSTGFDSAIAPSNWFWLSIVFVITKIIHETGHGVICKRYGGLVPETGVMILVLFPSPYVDASSCWAFPSKWKRMAVGAGGMIFELAIAAGAAWVWAMTLRGDESTGLVNQIAYNIVFISSISTVLFNANPLMKFDGYYILSDLLEVPNLMQRSQQMIQHLIKKHAYRLKDDRPPSTVPSERRILVVFGILSLLYRVFLFVSITLFVMGKMFGLGVVLAVWTMASWFIFPAGKFIHWLSSSPQLADHRMRGLGTSLVIGALGITVLGIIPMPDARYANGIVESKHRSGVFFGSRNGFVTEVFVEPGQWVEAGQVLLVCESPQLLSEIASAEGSLAERQSITRSIATRSAAAIDVAQTYIDAINQQLDTLYRLREKLVVRAPHAGRVIGPDPGRLLGSYLSQGDHICEVVDTENVQVAADMSTAQWLPVLDHRIEEGQINASVRRLADVSSSVRTTDVTFVEGGTRQLSHAALGYAGGGDIEIDQTQESGLVSRRPHFVVELQLPEDTDATFGVPGERVRVRFALEPKPLIAQWADRLRRLVQGRAQL
- a CDS encoding DegT/DnrJ/EryC1/StrS family aminotransferase, whose protein sequence is MPNATATDHTISLAINGGSPVSATPVPFMSLGLTQQDIDAANEVLKSGMLRQAKKCAEFEERFGSMSDAKHALTCANGTCALQLAYGAMLEPGDEVIVPAWTYIATASMLAAAGCKLVFCDVREDTFQIDVDDVAKRITPNTKAIACTHLYGMPVDIDGVLTLAKKHNLHVIFDAAQAHLARYNGKGLGAYGDATTFSFYATKNLGTGEGGMVMTNDDGIARKMGMLRSHGETDKYLHESIGFNYRMNDITAAIGCSKLDTLQDQTHDRQKAAKRYDEIIAEIDGLEAPTHTPNAEPSWHLYTVKFDPAKFTCTRDEFIKALAAEGVPNAVHYPKPLTRQPAFAKFVTEHPPVSAKLSERVFCIPMHHALTEDHFRIVREALTKVADAYRA
- a CDS encoding efflux RND transporter periplasmic adaptor subunit — translated: MIAFAQPEAPARNRSATLSNPELKSFDGYWGFADPHHDTTMGFNFPTDIAEVLVKVGQSVKEGELLVRATDSEIRAQVELQRRRVVNTYEVQAAKNELDLREIEFQNEETVRQKGGGQSSEWEAAKARRDGAQIAYEAAKESMEEQKLVLDRLEAQLATYHLKAPFDGTVAAVQVDKGQVLSHADPVIRVVDVSKLTMLALVPSNEALSLGLKKDDAAWIVLDVPGELRVIKGKVTEVNPVIESAARRMTIRVEFPNLLSVPAGLDAYVRFTEPQGEWAARIYAAENTTAGAGGE